A single region of the Triticum dicoccoides isolate Atlit2015 ecotype Zavitan chromosome 2B, WEW_v2.0, whole genome shotgun sequence genome encodes:
- the LOC119367810 gene encoding uncharacterized protein LOC119367810, with product MIKEIRKQSGVSWDDRQCRILTDPPLWKNIIISHPKAGKFKTKAFPLFEALGELHDGQTAEGTYNFTSIESSHCSTQSHLENLGGASKNQGETSADGENLGGERVQIDEDVEEVYMQENIVVEPQQTQPNLATAPSRNGEEKEPKRRRGANGDVAAMMEKYLEIRTKQVEDERNKPRVVDEYSIKNCIDLLKTMEITLEEEVKAFRVFKIPENREIFMSARPETALMWLRAEME from the exons ATGATCAAAGAGATAAGGAAGCAAAGCGGCGTTTCATGGGACGACCGGCAGTGCAGGATTCTAACGGATCCACCACTTTGGAAAAACATCATCATA TCACACCCTAAAGCTGGAAAGTTCAAGACAAAAGCCTTCCCTCTTTTTGAAGCTTTGGGAGAATTGCATGATG GCCAAACTGCAGAAGGGACATATAACTTCACCTCTATCGAGTCATCACATTGCTCAACCCAATCACATCTCGAGAATCTTGGAGGAGCTAGCAAGAATCAAGGAGAAACATCAGCTGATGGTGAGAATCTTGGAGGAGAAAGGGTGCAGATTGATGAAGATGTTGAGGAGGTTTACATGCAAGAAAACATTGTTGTGGAGCCCCAGCAAACTCAACCAAATTTGGCTACTGCACCCTCAAGAAATGGAGAAGAGAAAGAACcaaagagaaggaggggggcgaatGGTGATGTGGCTGCAATGATGGAGAAGTACTTGGAAATAAGGACGAAGCAGGTGGAGGATGAGAGGAATAAGCCAAGGGTCGTGGATGAGTACTCTATCAAAAACTGCATTGATCTGCTGAAAACAATGGAGATCACACTTGAAGAAGAAGTCAAGGCTTTCCGAGTCTTCAAGATCCCCGAGAACCGAGAGATTTTCATGAGTGCCAGACCAGAGACTGCTCTTATGTGGCTGAGAGCTGAAATGGAATAA